CCATTCTCCGGGCGCGGGGTCCTACGAGACCGGAGTACTTCCTCTCCGTATCTCCGATATCCCTCTCGATCCCCTGGAGTTGATCCTTGATCTGCGCAAGTTGAGCCTCGAGGGAACGCATCTTCTTGATCATGCTCTCGCGCCTCACGGTCAATATGTAGAGGCGGTTTGCCTGTTGGGCAACACCTCCCCCGATCGCAAAATGGGCGATGGCTGAAACCCCACGGGTTGCGGTGGACCCTCTCGGGGGTCCTGCGGGTATGGACATCTTATCCCTCCTCCGACGGCCCGGCTCCATTGCCGGCGTATTTCTTGATCGCTTTTTTCACCACTTCCGCCACCTTCGCGGAGGTGGCCAAGCTCCCTATCCGCGACGTCTCCGATGTCAGAACGTCCAGACAAATCCTGGAAAAAAGCGGGTCCGCGGACTTGACGCGGGCCCCACTCCCATACTCGCGCACCGTCCTGGCAATCATGATGCAGGCGCGAATCGTGGGCGTGAATTCGTACTGCCCGTGTTCCCTCAGGTAACGCACGATTCTCACCACCTTTGTGGCTTCACCCACAGGTAGACCCGACTTCCTGGCGGTGATGAACCGCTCCGTCTCCTCGTCCAGCGACTGCAAGTCGAGGGTCACCATCCGGTCCCGCAGGGCGTCCTGGGAGCGGTGAACACCGGCATACTCCTCGGGATTCGATGTGAAGATCGCGCGGAAATCCGGATGGACCTTGAGGTAGCCGGTCCGTTCTCCCTCGCGGTTCAAAGGGAGATCGAGGATCCCCTCTTGAAGGACGGAAAGGAGGACGTTGTTCGCCTCCGGCC
The sequence above is drawn from the Nitrospirota bacterium genome and encodes:
- the gvpN gene encoding gas vesicle protein GvpN; amino-acid sequence: MQAHEATVIQPQAGKEFVETPFVKETVARALHYMKAGFPVHFRGASGTGKTTLALRLAELIGRPVLMIHGDEEFTTSDLVGAETGYHMKKVRDNFISSVLKIEEESSKRWVDNRLTVAVENGYSLIYDEFTRSRPEANNVLLSVLQEGILDLPLNREGERTGYLKVHPDFRAIFTSNPEEYAGVHRSQDALRDRMVTLDLQSLDEETERFITARKSGLPVGEATKVVRIVRYLREHGQYEFTPTIRACIMIARTVREYGSGARVKSADPLFSRICLDVLTSETSRIGSLATSAKVAEVVKKAIKKYAGNGAGPSEEG